In a genomic window of Periophthalmus magnuspinnatus isolate fPerMag1 chromosome 3, fPerMag1.2.pri, whole genome shotgun sequence:
- the cplx3b gene encoding complexin-3b, with protein sequence MAFMVKHVVGGQLKNLTGGLTEEKTEAEKSDAAAHGMTPEEFEQYQQQLEEEKKEREAHFAQKKAERATVRTHFREKYKLPKNENDETQIQQAGDDIELPQELAKMIAEDNQEETHKQSVLGQLSNIQNVDIDQLKDKAQATLEDLKKQTENCSLM encoded by the exons ATGGCTTTTATGGTGAAACACGTGGTAGGTGGCCAGCTGAAGAATCTGACAGGCGGACTGACTGAGGAAAAAACCGAGGCGGAGAAATCTGACGCGGCCGCGCACGGCATGACTCCAGAGGAATTTGAACAGTATCAGCAACAGTTAGAGGAGGAAAA AAAAGAACGAGAAGCCCATTTTGCTCAAAAGAAAGCTGAGAGGGCTACAGTTCGAACTCATTTCCGAGAAAAGTACAAGCTACCCAAG AATGAAAATGATGAAACCCAAATACAACAGGCAGGAGATGACATTGAGCTTCCCCAAGAGCTGGCCAAGATGATCGCCGAAGACAACCAAGAGGAAACCCACAAGCAGTCTGTGCTGGGCCAGCTGTCCAATATTCAGAACGTGGACATCGACCAATTGAAAGACAAAGCCCAGGCCACGCTGGAAGATCTAAAAAAGCAGACAGAGAACTGCAGTCTCATGTGA
- the si:ch1073-459b3.2 gene encoding growth arrest-specific protein 1 — protein sequence MRWWCSALAFLPWVLVALDAQLICWQALLRCHEEPECELAYSQYLAACEGNLRGTRQQCPSHCISALIRLNHTRSGPDLESCDCAQDADCVKAKRAIEPCLPRRYPSDAGGIGCMEARQRCEEDSSCHTSLTAYLSYCGQLFNGRKCSSKCKAIIQQMLFIPNGMLLNRCVCDGVERPFCEVVKENMSKLCSIGDQSVISDLPDVEDIYEDEDYDPRSDREHTYLDYSSAAHPLPSCVTLLIPYLVWIY from the coding sequence ATGAGATGGTGGTGTAGCGCCCTGGCCTTTCTCCCTTGGGTGCTTGTGGCATTGGACGCCCAGCTCATCTGTTGGCAGGCGCTGCTCCGGTGCCACGAGGAGCCCGAATGTGAGCTTGCCTACAGTCAGTACTTGGCGGCGTGTGAGGGCAACCTCCGAGGAACGCGGCAGCAGTGTCCGAGCCACTGTATAAGTGCACTAATCAGACTGAACCACACTCGCAGCGGACCGGACCTGGAAAGCTGCGACTGCGCTCAAGACGCGGATTGCGTAAAAGCCAAAAGGGCCATAGAGCCGTGCCTCCCCCGCAGATACCCTAGTGACGCCGGTGGTATTGGATGCATGGAGGCCAGACAGCGCTGCGAAGAGGACAGCAGCTGCCACACCTCCCTCACGGCCTACTTGTCATACTGTGGCCAGCTGTTTAAtggcaggaagtgctcctccaAATGTAAAGCCATCATTCAGCAGATGCTCTTCATCCCAAATGGTATGCTGCTAAACCGCTGTGTTTGTGATGGGGTGGAGAGGCCCTTCTGTGAAGTGGTCAAGGAGAACATGAGCAAGCTCTGCTCTATAGGAGATCAGAGTGTAATTTCAGACCTGCCTGATGTAGAGGACATCTACGAGGACGAGGACTATGATCCCAGAAGTGACAGAGAGCACACGTATCTGGACTACTCGTCTGCTGCACATCCACTGCCTAGCTGTGTAACTCTTCTGATTCCTTATTTAGTGTGGATTTATTAA